The following is a genomic window from Hemibagrus wyckioides isolate EC202008001 linkage group LG22, SWU_Hwy_1.0, whole genome shotgun sequence.
TCTCTTTTTAAATATCCTGTTACAAAGCAGTGATTAGAGCAGGTTTATTCCTCTTGCTTTCATTAGCCAGCATGTGGAACTGCACTGAACGTTCTGCTGCAGTTCCATGAAGTCCCATGTTTGAGGTTCAGGAGATGTTCCCCTGCTGCCTTGCCATTTGGAGGGTGATTAAACACACTCTGAAATATTTAGATGAATCCAACATGAGCCTTCTTGGTGTCAAGTCTGTTCAGCCAAACACCACTGCTCTACTATGCTTTTCCCATGAGAACTATCACCTTCGGCATGATCTCATGACAAGCAGTACCACAAACACTGTAGTGAAAAGCCATGACATTTGAATTAATCTCCATCATACGTATCAAGTCTGGATTATGAgaaacatgctgctggctgccGCTGGTGGAGAACTGCCATCTGTTATAACTGATTAGGGAGACTCCCTAGCATAGCATGGATGCcaaggatctgctgctgatGTTCATGGCCTCCAAGGCCTTGATCTGTGTGACTTTGATGAAACCTGCTAGGTCCATGTTATCAGGCAGATAGACGGTTGTGGGGGTCATGTAAAGTGCTGGGAATATCTGATCTAAACATGAAACATTTTAGCTAACTGCAACCATAAGTTCATACCAGTGTTCTCAGAAGAGAGAACTTAAAGAATGATAAAATGATTTTCTATCTTCTACCAGGTGTAGTTCGTAGGCCAAACAAACCCTTAAATAAAGATGTGTAACTGGCGTTTCTTTCTAGTGAAGTAGCAAACTTGTATCTGTCTCTTTGTTGCTTGTATAGTAACAAATAACAGATGGAAAATTTGGAGACCTTTTACTTTTGACTAACATTCCTCATTGTTATAATAATGGCAGTGAAATAAACCATAAATAAAAGTGTTGCTATCACATGCTACAAAATATTAACATGCAATTGCATTAAAATTAATCAAGAACATGGGATTTCAATTACTATGAGCCACTACTAAAAAACTAAGCAGTAGCTAGTGGACAAAAACCATCACACGACCATCCAGAAGGTTGATAAATGATCaaccagaaaagaaaaaaaaaaaacaggctgcAAGTTTCAGGCTCCAGTTAAAGCCCCAGTTAAAGCATAAACACTCTATAATGATGTGATGACCTTGTGTCTCACGAAGGACCTCCTTAACGTTTAGAATCTTGCTATTTAGTttccaacacacaacacaagttATCACAAGTTGACATCTTTGATAAAGTGATAGCTAACGGCCAAGAAATTTCTCCATTTCAAGTTCAAATTGAGCTTACTGGAACTGGGCCTGTATGAAAGCTGGATGTTTGACATTTTATTCAGAAACTCTTCTAGTAATTGAAGCCCATCTGTTTTTTGTCATGTAATGTGTCCAAAAACAGCAGCTTGTTCTTTAATTTGTTAAATAAGACTGTATTCAAAAAATAGATTCTCCTCTTTATTGCTTGTCAGCCAAAAAGCTTGTGCTATTGTAAACAGCAGCTGGTATTAAGATGTGTAGCCTAGACTGTTATGTAATGGAGACAGAGACTTTACCAGCGGATTAGTCATGCAAGGACACGAGTACATCACAATCACCTCATAACAGTCCTCTCTGGTCTATGCCAGGTGGTCGTAACCACCCCGAATGCCAAAAATGTCACTCCCTGTAGTTTTGGATATGGTGTGGATATGCCACATTTCCTTTAATGTGTAGCTAAATAGTAGCATAAACCCAGACTGGATTGTGACTGTTTAGTTTCCTGGGCAACTCCAGGACTAACTGTGTGATGGAAATATCCACCATTTATTTTGAGTGCACTTGAAAGCAAACGCCTGCAGCatgaagcatttatttttttctctctatacaAATACAAGGTGCTTTTCCCAGTGGAGGAACGAGTCCTACACCTTTAACACTGACTTGAGTTTAAAACGCCATCGATGATACATCTGTTGGACTGGAAGTTTATAGCTGTTGGGCTGGGAAAAGTGCTGAATTTGAAAAAGCTGGAGAGTGACCCTACTAACCTGCCCTGGTTGCTTGAGACACTCCATTGAAACAGCTGCAGAAATCATTTGTAAGCATGTTCTGCAGATTTCCATCTACCCCTTTtcaacatttcctttttttatttttttttaacaaatgagCTACAGCAGTTAGAGGGAGTGTGTGCTTGCTGCTGGGAATCTGATCTTTTAGTTCAGTTGTGATGGTACATTGTGGTCAACAAACCACAGTCACTCTAGACCTGGAGAAAACCAAACCAGATTGTCTCATTATCACTGGAATAGTCTTTACCTCTACTCCATGTGCATCTCATTGAGCTTTCTCTACAAATGACATCACCTCCTGCTTGGCGTCTAGACTGGGTGTTCTGGCGGTCAGGAGCTCCTTGATGACTTGGGATGTTTTAGACCATGAAATTGCTTACACTCAGAGAGGAAACTGCTGTCTTATTTTAAATGGCTTAGTCAGCACTCATACTAGTTGCTATTTTTTTGTCCCCTGAATCTTaccatgtgtgtatttttacgATGCACTAATATGCTGCTCTGGGCACAGACCAAATGCTTAACTAAGTACCTCTTTTTCCACAATTATAGTGGTGCCTAAAACACATTGCACTgagaataaaagtaaataaaagtgttTGAGGTACAGAATTGGTAAATGTGCTCTCAAATGTGCAGCAGTTATGTGCAACAAGGTGTAATTGTGTACTTTATTGATGTTTCTTGAGTTATATTCCTCTAACTGAAGGCAAGAAAAGAGACACACCCTTGAGAATAATACCTCTGTGACAAGCGTTTACATCTTAGAATAATCTCAgtgtagtagcagcagtagaaacacaacagtgtactgcaagagttCTTAAGTGTTTTAACAAACAGCCTCAAATAGATATcatgatttgttttttaatcccaAGCTTTCAGCACCCTTCgttatacagtgagggaaaaaattatttgatcccctgctgattttgtacgtttgcccactgacaaagaaatgatcagtctgtaattttaatggtaggtgtatttgaacagtgagagacagaataacaacaaaaaaatccagaaaaacgcatttcagaaaagttctacattgatttgcattttaatgagtgaaataagtatttgatcccctatcaatcagaaagatttctggctcccaggtgtcttttatacaggtaaggagctgagattacagtaggagcactctcggggagagctcttaatctcagctcattaactgtatgaaagacacctgtccacagaagcaatcaatcagattccaaactctccatcatggtcaagaccaaagagctgtccatggatgtcagggacaagattgtagacctatacaaggctggaatgagctacaagaccatcgccaagcagcttggtgagaaggtgacgacagttggtgcaattattcccaaatggaagaaacacaaaaggactgtcaatcttcctcggtctggggctccatgcaagatctcacctcatggagtttcagtgatcatgagaacggcgaggaatcagcccagaattacactggaggattttgtcaatgatctcaaggcagctgggaccatagtcaccaagaaaacaattggtaacacactacaccgtgaaagactgaaatccagtagaaCCTGCAatgtccccctgctaaagaaagcacatgtacaggctcatctgaagtttgccagtgaacatctgaatgattcagaggagaactgggtgaaagtgttgtggtcaaatgagaccaaaatctagctctttggcatcaactcaactcgccgtgtttggaggaggaggaatgctgcctatgactccaagaagaccatccccaccgtcaaacatggaggtggaaacattatgcattggaggtgtttttctgctaaggggtcAGTACAAccacaccgcatcaaagggacgatggacggagccatgtactgtcaaatcttgagtgagaacctccttccctcagccagggcattgaaaatgggtcgtggatggatattccagcctgacaatgacccaaaacacacggccaaggcaacaaaggagtggttaaaaaagaagcacattaaggtcctgtagtggcctagccagtctccagaccttattcccatagaaaatctgtggagggagctgaagggtcagccacaaaaccttaatgacttggagaggatctgcaaagaggagtgggcccaagttccttgagatgtgagatgtgtgcatacctggtggccaactacaagaaatgtctgacgtctgtgattgccaacaagggtttgccaccaagtactaagtcatgttttgcaaaggggtcaaatacttatttcactcaataaaatgcaaatcaatgtagaacttttctgaaatgcgtttttctggattttttgttgttattctgcctctcactgttcaaataaacctaccattaaaattacagactgatcatttctttgtcagtgggcaaacgtacaaaatcagcaggggatcaaatcattttttccctcactgtatatcaGTAATATTCTGTATGTGTAATATAAATGTGAAACCTTACAAAAGGATCATCATTTTCAATGCATGCAAAGATATACACTCCCGCTCAAAAGtctgggatcacttgcatatttcagcttgatttcagctacggaggaagactccatcagccaaactatcttgtgggagatgctccaggaagcatggggtgaaatttcatcagattatcttgaaaaattgaccgctagaatgcccaggctataactgctgcaaaaggtgaaggcaaagtttgaagaaaacattcatcatttccatcaaaatcattatttctaactctgacatgtcagcgtttcctgttcttttgctatattttctattcagactaatttcatgtatgtttccttggaaaacaataacattttagaatgatcccaaacttttgagcgctAGTGTATCTGGGATTAATTTGTGaaatagatgaataaaacaGATTGCAAAGTTTATCTCACGGCCCTACACGAAACCCTGGAGTACATGTTTAATGTAATTTGTCAAACATTCAGtctaggacaaaaaaaaaaaattaaaaccatACTGTCCTAAAGTCTGGTATTTGCTCACgggctaaaaaagaaaaatcctaaGAGTGAAGCTGAGGTGCAGGAGATGCGCCTAGTTTTACAGCAGTACATgcaaagagaagaagaaaaagaaatagctCTGATGGCATCTGGAACAAATAACTTTCACCAGGTGGACATCTGGACACCATGATGGTCCTGATTACAAGCGTTATTGGTAGCAAAACACATGACCACATTGCATGGTTacctcatttatttttaaacgaATCCTTTTAATTTCAAGTGAAGTCAGTTATATGTGCTCTAAACATCCTTATGGTCTGGGGTGCTTAAATGAACAGATCTATTAATCATCCTTTGTTTGGAATTACTACATAATCCAAAGTGTGGGATAAGAGTTTATATAGTTCACACCTGGTTTCTGACATGCAGGCTGGATATTAATGTTGTACAGCCTGGACCACACATTTATTATCCACATCACCTCATCCTCAGTAATTACTAAACTATAATGAACTATAAATGCAGTTGTTATGAGAAGTCAGTTTCgtaaaaaagaaatatcatAGAAATCGACACCTGTTTAACTTGGTAAGGATTTAAATTCCTAACTCTCATAACActgtatagccaaaagtatatggacacctgatcaGCACAAGCAGAAGCATAAACTGCTAAAAATGAGGCACACAATTATATAGAATGccttgtatgctgtagcatgaACAGTTTCCCTTTACTGGAAGTAAGAAATCCAAACTTTACACGTTCCAGCATCACAATCTGTGCACAAACCAAGCTCCATGCAGGCATGGTTTGCCAAATTTGATGTTGATGTataagaactggagtgtcctgcacagaccttaacctcactgaacacctttgtgatgagcTGGAATGCCGGCTACACACCAGGACTCCTCACGCAATAAATGACCCTGACATCACTAATGCTCCTATTGCTGAATGGCCATGTACAAATCTAGTTATTGGGAAAATCACAATATGTAGTATATCATGTTAATATCATGCTTTAACCATATTCACCATGGatgatatattataataaagatgtatatatctatataaaactATATTTGATAACATGTCTACAATCTTCTCACAGGTCGCTTCATAGCCACAGACTCTTCGTTTATGGGCGAGGCGGACAAGGCCATTTTAGTGAGCCCTGAACTTGAAATATTTGAATGGAGCTGTTTACGTCTAGTGTACCAAATCGCCGGGACAGGCTCACTCCAGGTTCACTTGCGCCCTGATGGCGAGAACTTCGACTACTTGCTATGGACGATGGACAAACCCTCAGACAGCTGGTTGATAGCCAGTGTGGACCTGCACAGCTTTTCCAGAGCCTACCAGGTACCAGACAACATGGAGCAGTCACCTTGCTGAAAAAGGAAAAACTATTCTCACAGTCAAACTGTTTGGTAATGTGATACTACTGGATTAGTGTTAGTCAAGTGTAAGCATTTGTGCAACATTTGAAAACCTTTTAAACAAGCTATTTTAATCCAGGACTGTTTATTTGTGCAAGGATGAAGTATTTCTAGGAGCTAGGACCTAGATCTAGATATCTGTTAGAGggaattgattttatttactaatAGCTCTTAATTATGGCTACTCTCATATTACTTCATTacatattcatttttctttttcattattttcatacttcatttttttttacaatagttTAATCACATGTAATATTTTCACAGTTATAGTCATACATATAAAAAGATTTCTAAATTTAGATACACAGGATTTattataaaaggaaaaaaagaaggattTTTTCCATGCAaagattttatgttttattctaTAAAGAGTGATTCTTCTTCTGCATTATAGATTTTGAGCTGTACTATAATGGCGCATTACCTTACATCTCCTATCTTTATACTTTTATGCAGCTTTTAATGGAAGCCAGGCCCAGCAAAGGGAAAGGAAACAGTATTGCTATCTTTGAAATTCACATCATACCCGGTTACTGTATAGGTAAATCTCTTCACTATTTTCAGAGTATTTCAATAATGACAAACACATTCATGTTAAACGCATGGATTGGTATGCAGTAACTGCAAAAGTATATACTTGGACCCATAACAAACTACGTTTCACAATATTACCTAAACCCACAAATGTGTACTGCTTTGTTTTAGAGTGTAACTTTGAGGAAGATCATTTGTGTGGCTACCAAAACCAGTGGAACCCCAATGTGAACTGGTTAATGGGAGGAAGCCTCTCTCGAGGCCCTCAGTCCAACCAACTATATGAGAAGACCATAAACAATGACAGAGGTAAGTAATTACACACAGCATGTTCTGGAGATCACAACTTCTAAAATGCTGGGAAATTCTCAATGACTCATGGCTCTTTCTTCATGAACATCCCCTATGTCGAATCCTGAGGTCTGTTAGAAATCAAGTTTGCCAAGTCACTCCATTCTTTACTCATTCgtttatcttcagtaactgctttatcctggtcagggtcatggtgaacCTGGAACTGATCCCTGGCACACTCTCTGGTAGGGCTACACTCTGGATAGGATGCCAgggcaccatgtacacacattcTCATGCTCATTTACACCTAGAGGCAGTTTAACACAGGCTATATACTTTGACATTCCAGTATGTCTTTGGGAGTACAAGAGGAAACTTGAGCCCATATGAACAGAGGAAGAATTCTTTATTTGTTAAGCATTTTATATCTCCTAAAGGCCAATAGACATGTATGTACATGATGAATGATAAAGTGATAACAAGTGTTATATTACTATCCCCACATTCAGCCCAGTCTCTGCTTATGAGGTTATAAACACTGCTAATACTCATGTTTCCTTCACAAATAAACCCACTCCAAATGAGTCATCTATTTTAggtaaatatttctaaatattagcttttgataaaaaaaaaaaaaccctctattTTGAAGAATTCTGTATTAATGAGTATCATTAATCACATACTGTGGGGTCGTGTTCAAAATGCATCAAGTAAGATTACATGAATATAGTATGTACTTTAAGAGGAACCGACTGCAGAGATATTTAAAATggtaattttaataaaagttaaGTCATCAGCCACAATAATATTAGTAGTCAGAATATTTGTAATCATGTTACTTATAAAaaagaaaggggggaaaaaagaggaaaaagtgtCCATGAGCATTCTGAGAAATAAAAGGGTGTGCTCACTGGTGAACAGAGCGCTGACTTCCTGAAATGAGCAAAAATTCCCACGAAATCCTCAAACGTATGACTCAATGATAAAGCTGACTAATTGGCCAAAAAGTCTAAATCATCACTATGTTGCCAATGAAGATGTAGATGGAAAAAACAACACTGTAAAGCGAAAAGTTTGTGACACCTGACCACCATACCCATATGTGTCTGGTAAACATCTCATTCCAAAGTAGGTTCCTCCTTTTCTGCTATGAGAGAGTCacacttctgggaaggatttccactagattttggtaAGTGACTGTGGAAATTCTGCCATagggcattagtgaggtcaggcagtgatgttggagaaagaaggaagaggtctggcacacagtcagtgttccagttgaTCACTAAGAtgggtttgaggtcagggctctgtggagGCCACTCCAACTTCTTCCACTCCAGCGTCAACAAACCATGTATTTAATCTAGTTCCAGGCAAGGCAGCTtgttaatgctacagcatataaTGACATTCATCTGGAAGAACCGCATATGAGTGTGTTGCTCAGGGGTCCACATGctatttgttttccttttctacAAATTGACAGTAGCGTATCAGCTAAGAGCCCCAGAATCTGCATCTGTCTCATACAAAATATTGAGAAGCATTGGTGCTTTAAATGTAATGTAGAATTTCATCTGAtaattttttggttttattcTGGATCAGGTCGCTACCTGTATGTCAGCTCACTTTACACCAAGGACTTCCAAGAGGTGGCAAAACTCATGTCGCCAATGATCACCACTCCCATGTCCGGCTGCTTGTCCTTTTACTACCAGAGGAACCAATCCAGAGGCAACTTCTTCTCTGTGTTCACCAGAGACCAGCTGGGCCACTATGAGGAGATATGGAGGCCAGATGTGTATGCCACATCCACCTGGAAACAAGTGCAGGTGGACATCAAGGTGCACCATCCATCAGAGGTCAGTGTACTGATGATGAAGTACTTGCTACCAGTGGCAGACTGGGACAATATTTCAGGCCGGGAATTTGACTCCATCCCAGGCCATCTTTGCAGTTGCCATCACCGCCACCCTACTCGTAATCCACCAgactatagttatatttaaaaaaatatatattttgtgacCCCATTAGTTTAAACAAAGTGGACTTATTAGGCGATAGTTAGCcatgctgtaaatgtgtgtttgtaggtaattaatttttatttaaaaaataataaatcttgaCCTTctaacacttacactctctatTCTACTTCTGTGCTATCTACTtgatgtcttttatttattttataaaaacactGACCCACTAACACTagcattttctatttttttatcattatttttatttgttaataaaaaaaacatgctacatGTACTGCGTTAGACTAAACGAGACttgtcacagcacagcacttGCATATTGTTGCTCGTTTGTTGGTTTGATTTTGGATGTAAGCTTCCGTCTGAAAATGATGATATAAATGTCATGTGAATGTAATTCTGACCGATCTGCTCCCTTACTGACGAACATGGCTGTGATTTTGCAGCACTTTGCATCTCCATTTTTTGCACGATTGTCGAACTTGTAAGATATGTTCGACTTGAAGCGGCACTGTTCAGACCGATTGGTGTATGGCATCAAAGTATCGCGAGAGTGAATCTAGAGCACattcgagcgcacactcttAAGTCTCTCTCACGGTACTTTGATGTTATATACTAGCTCGGTCTGCGTGGCATCGCTTCAAGTCAACGTCAAGGTGATCGACTGCACGGAGGCAGGCCAGAGCGACTGTCAGGCCACCGGGAAATGTTTCTTCATTGCCCCTGTTTTATAACTACTTAGCTCTGCACTTTTTGTTAAATTTTAGAATTTCAACAGAAATGACACGGTCTGTTAGTTGGGTCAAGTTCAATTGTTTTCACTGCAAATAAAAATCTTGCAGGCTGAAAAACGCTCCAAAAATGAGAAACTGCTCCTATAAAAAGACAAATTTACTGGAAGTTGTTTTCTCTACAATAGTTGCTGCACTCCATTAATTTATGTTGCATAACTACACATCCCAGTTAAGTCCAGAAACGGAACAGTGAAACCTTTAAACCGCTGAAATGATTTGCTTAAACAGGTCAGCATGATGATTGCACTCCAGCTTTATCAGCCAGCTGAAGGCTTTTCTAGTGTTCTTCCTTCGCTTCTTTTACCTTCGTTTTCATAATGAAATCCGGCCACAGCAGGCACTGGAATGTAGGACAGCGGCAGAGCTTACCCATCAATCAGCCTGTGAGCCTGTGAGCCTTAAGCACATGGAAACACAGTGTCAGGGAAAATAAGCAGTTTCCAACGCTTACAGCGGGTCAGCAGTCTTCCTGACTGGTGTGTAGCAAATTCAGAAACAGCTGTTACATTCAGGTTTGGTGTTAATTTCATCACTTTAGCATGGCTGGTTCTGCTGAGATGGAGGAATTAGGGGACTGGAGTGTTTAAGGAAAGTCCTGTTATGTCAGCGCCAACTTCTATCAACTGTCAAACAGGCAGGCAGCCAAGAGGGTAGCTGTGAGACTATCCTTACCACAGaacagaattatttaaaaaaaaaagaagaagaaaaaagccaGATGCTTATAAGGCCAGATTTTATACACGTGTATCTTAAAATAGTTTAACATCCAAACCCATCTTACTATTTTAGTGTTCACTGAATTTCCTTATGAAGTTCCTTATGAGGAACGTTGTGTGTGAGGACAAAGCAGGCAATGTTTAGCAGAGTTTTTTACCTGCCTGCAATATAATAATAGTCAAAAATGAGGTCTTGAATGGCACACGAGCTACATATCAACTTGCATTTAAGTAAACTTGTGACTTATTAAGTATGACTTGTTTTATCCTTTCTGACAAGCtttttgaaaacaaaaaatacaaaaacatttatacacacaaaaccaaaaagaaagaataaatacatCCCCCAAAAACATAGGATATATTTGTgatagtgacacacagtgatatatatttgcatattttataaCGCACACTACTGTGTAAAGTAATTGTATTATAACTCCACATGTTTTGCATCTGGATCATGAGTTGAGGTCTTGGCCTTAAAGCAGAAAGTGGGGATTGTGTTTGTCATCTCTGTGCTCGTAAACAGCTCACAGAAGTCTAGTTTCAAGCGCTGTGTTTGAGTTTGTGCAGCCAGCACTTCAGGTCTGTGTAAATATAGAGCGAGTGCTTGAGTGGGGTCCGGGCAGATGGTGTTTGGTGTCTATTGCTCTCCACAGCTTATTGTTTTTATACTGGAGGGCTTGAGTGCTCATGggtttaagacactaatgtttTGGTTATTAATTCCAAAACTGTCTAGTCCTGGATTTTGTCATGTTTATGCTTTGCAAAtctgtgttcttgtgtgtgaaTCAAGGTGGTGTATGAGGTAGCATTCAACAGTCCCAATGGCGGCTATGTAGCTTTGGATGACATCACCTTTTCTCCCGAGTTCTGCCACAACGCAACACGTCAGTATAGGCATGTTTCATGATGACTAATACTCTATTGTGTAGAACATCCTGATTAAAAAATCTCACACTGTTTACTGGAAAAAACCCCATCAGACTGCcaatattaaaagaaatgtaATCTATATACTGTAAAACATGAAAATGTGGGGGAAATAAAACTGACTGATGAGCATCAATtgatttatggaaaaaaaatctacctCCACATTAATTTCTGCTAAATTTCCAAGTTTAGCATTTCTTATATcatggttttttttatattaaaaggaTAGAAATTCATAGTGATGTGTTTAAGAGAGGGTTTCCCGGGTTTAGAGAGTTAAACAGTAAACAGTTATAATTGGTGCTTCTTGAGTCAGATCTGCTCTTTGTGGACAGTGGAGACAGTGGTTTGTActacttttctttttcccaCACATACAGGATATATGAAACAGTTCCACACATTACACAGCCAGGAAAGTACCCTACTGCTCAGCATTTGGCTCATTAGATGGCTTTTAAACCCAAAACATCACCTCTTTGTCTGATGACTGATGTGCTGTTTTTCTGCAACCTTCCTCCCAGAGCCTACCTTTGACCCCTCTGTAGCTAACTGTGATTTTGAAGAGAATCTGTGTCGGTACTATCAGGAGCAATTTGGAGGCACCGTGTGGAACAGAATGTCTGTGAAACCAAACGTTTACAGGATTGGAGACCACACTAATGGCGAGGGTATGTGGCAAGATGTTCTTTGCTTTAATACCACCTACAATCTGACGTtgaccttgttttttttgttatggaAATATAGTTCCTTACTTAAATATAGCAGAAGATagcagatctctctctctctctctctcctctctctctctctctctctatatatatatatatatatatatatattccttctTTTCTGAGCATGCCAGTCTGCCCACCACTATAGCACTACAGCACCactattttattctttaattatttattcagcaTTCATTACATTTGTATATAAGATGTGACTCCACAGCTTGATTTTATGAGTTCAAGTCTGGGAACACATACTGCTGTTGCTAAAGTGTGCTTTAACGGTACAATATGCTTAGAAGACATTGTAATCGATTTTCCCACGATGACTACATTTTATGTCATCAACCCTGGAAAACACTAGGAATTGATACCATATTTACTCTGGATGCCTTTTGCTCGAGTTAAAACAGAACCCCCTTTGTTATTAGGTTCTTTATTCAGCTTTTTATTCCTTCAGAAGGATAAATAACTAATCCTTC
Proteins encoded in this region:
- the mamdc2a gene encoding MAM domain-containing protein 2a isoform X2, producing the protein MYNMRLLHLSTLLVVVLAVRAQQHLLPGSCSFDSDTCGYTSDPEHAIWTVNNEGRFIATDSSFMGEADKAILVSPELEIFEWSCLRLVYQIAGTGSLQVHLRPDGENFDYLLWTMDKPSDSWLIASVDLHSFSRAYQLLMEARPSKGKGNSIAIFEIHIIPGYCIECNFEEDHLCGYQNQWNPNVNWLMGGSLSRGPQSNQLYEKTINNDRGRYLYVSSLYTKDFQEVAKLMSPMITTPMSGCLSFYYQRNQSRGNFFSVFTRDQLGHYEEIWRPDVYATSTWKQVQVDIKVHHPSEVVYEVAFNSPNGGYVALDDITFSPEFCHNATQPTFDPSVANCDFEENLCRYYQEQFGGTVWNRMSVKPNVYRIGDHTNGEGWFLLANTRLNSRMGYVSRLHGPFLPGNHKYCLRFYYALHGLRKIDNSLALYVYDEHNVAQAKIWTVPESTRDVWTEVDVTYQRPMPTKIVFVSICRSFWDCGLVALDDIKVTLGDCSITTGPLRPPPGHCYFETGDCGYTQEKKFKKAHWIRHRGPTPTSYTGPKGDHTLGGTTCTLRRPTCCRDTQHGW